One genomic segment of Paenibacillus xylanexedens includes these proteins:
- a CDS encoding cytochrome c oxidase subunit 3 — translation MTTSHAEPVNDKLPHEPEKATLEGRNKLIAFWLFLGGETVLFGTLFATFLALRGQTNDGPTANELFHLPLVAAATFILLVSSLTSVFAIQAMHKGKRDALALWLGITVVLGMGFLALEIYEFYEYVKHKEFGMTTSAFSSAFYTLVGFHGAHVAFGIVWIGIIIGQLFKKGLTVVTAPKVYVSAMYWHFIDVVWVFIFTVVYLLGKVG, via the coding sequence ATGACAACCTCACATGCCGAACCGGTGAACGACAAATTGCCGCATGAACCGGAGAAAGCAACGCTGGAAGGCCGTAACAAACTTATCGCCTTCTGGTTGTTCCTTGGCGGCGAGACGGTACTGTTCGGTACACTCTTTGCTACCTTCCTGGCTCTTCGTGGCCAAACCAATGATGGACCTACGGCGAATGAACTGTTCCACCTGCCACTTGTGGCCGCTGCAACGTTCATTCTCCTGGTCAGTAGTTTGACGAGTGTATTTGCGATTCAGGCCATGCATAAGGGCAAGCGAGATGCACTGGCGTTGTGGCTTGGCATCACGGTAGTGCTGGGTATGGGATTTCTCGCACTGGAAATTTACGAGTTCTACGAGTATGTGAAACATAAAGAGTTTGGCATGACCACGAGTGCATTCAGTTCAGCATTCTATACACTGGTCGGGTTCCACGGAGCCCACGTTGCTTTTGGTATTGTGTGGATCGGAATCATTATCGGTCAGCTGTTCAAAAAAGGATTGACGGTCGTAACCGCACCTAAAGTATACGTCTCCGCAATGTACTGGCACTTTATTGACGTGGTATGGGTGTTCATCTTTACGGTCGTGTACCTGCTCGGAAAGGTGGGGTAG
- a CDS encoding cytochrome C oxidase subunit IV family protein, protein MSAQDKTDQQPVKHRHRTEGPQKHVVVFIFSIILTLIAFAAASAGGVNTTFIIIILLVMAILQVFVQLGYWMHLKDKGHLMPILFMAFGFFVAFTCIIMALYWVWW, encoded by the coding sequence ATGTCGGCACAGGATAAGACAGATCAACAGCCTGTGAAACACCGTCACCGGACGGAAGGGCCACAGAAACACGTCGTGGTGTTTATCTTCTCCATTATTCTTACGCTGATTGCGTTTGCGGCTGCTTCTGCCGGAGGGGTCAACACAACCTTTATCATTATTATTTTGCTCGTCATGGCTATTCTTCAAGTATTCGTTCAATTGGGTTATTGGATGCACTTGAAGGACAAAGGGCACTTGATGCCGATTCTGTTCATGGCCTTTGGCTTTTTCGTAGCCTTTACGTGCATCATTATGGCACTCTATTGGGTCTGGTGGTAA
- the ctaG gene encoding cytochrome c oxidase assembly factor CtaG, with amino-acid sequence MLGLQYFSFNDLWSPLILALFLIIAAAYLVLVGPLSEQIKDAEPATAAQKIMFITGLFVLYLAQAGPFNLLGHVMFSFHMVSMAFSYLVAPPLMMKGLPIWVWRKIVTWLPTRQLSFLAHPIVAAVLFNGLFSLYHLPIVHDYVMLNFTVHRLYYIALFITSMLMWWTLLNPLPEGRQASGLSKIGFIFLNMVLLTPACGLIIFASEPLYQTYSNPAVWAEAMRYCVSGDSTALLRSFGGPAFFNFLSSAKEDQQVGGIVMKFIQEGIFASMLAYVFFQWYRKEKQEDDDDSYPAGGTGGPLNPTAK; translated from the coding sequence ATGCTCGGGTTGCAATATTTTAGCTTCAACGACTTATGGAGTCCGCTTATATTGGCTTTATTTCTGATCATTGCTGCGGCTTATCTGGTGCTCGTGGGACCGTTAAGCGAGCAAATAAAGGATGCAGAGCCTGCGACTGCTGCACAGAAAATCATGTTTATTACAGGGCTGTTTGTCCTGTATCTGGCTCAGGCTGGACCATTTAATCTGCTTGGTCACGTGATGTTTAGTTTCCACATGGTGAGCATGGCGTTCTCCTATCTGGTAGCCCCGCCGCTGATGATGAAAGGTTTGCCGATCTGGGTATGGCGCAAAATCGTAACCTGGTTGCCAACACGCCAGCTATCGTTCCTGGCTCATCCAATTGTTGCGGCAGTGCTCTTTAACGGGCTGTTCTCGCTGTATCACCTACCGATTGTACATGATTACGTCATGCTGAATTTTACCGTTCACCGGTTGTATTATATTGCATTGTTCATCACCTCGATGCTCATGTGGTGGACATTGCTGAATCCATTGCCAGAAGGCAGACAAGCATCGGGGTTATCCAAGATTGGTTTTATTTTTCTGAATATGGTACTGCTCACGCCTGCGTGTGGATTGATTATTTTTGCGTCCGAGCCGTTGTATCAGACGTACAGCAACCCGGCAGTATGGGCTGAAGCCATGCGGTATTGTGTGTCAGGAGATTCTACGGCGTTACTTCGCTCATTCGGTGGGCCTGCGTTCTTCAACTTTTTGTCTTCCGCGAAGGAAGATCAGCAGGTCGGTGGCATTGTAATGAAGTTTATTCAGGAAGGAATCTTTGCCTCCATGCTGGCTTATGTCTTTTTCCAATGGTATCGGAAAGAGAAGCAGGAAGATGATGATGATTCGTATCCTGCAGGGGGCACAGGGGGGCCGCTCAATCCGACTGCCAAATAA
- a CDS encoding DUF420 domain-containing protein, which translates to MDMYFWLPTISTSFIVISAVLVGIGWVLIIRGKREAHQSAMVAGAIAALIFFVIYMSRTVFVGNTAWGGDPDLEIFYRIFLIFHIILATVAAIFGISTLVLGFKKKFGKHRRWGKFTSMIWFGSALTGVVVYVLLYLLYPGGHTRPVWEVILGV; encoded by the coding sequence ATGGATATGTATTTTTGGCTACCAACGATCAGTACTTCTTTCATTGTGATTAGTGCAGTACTGGTGGGGATTGGATGGGTACTGATTATTCGGGGTAAACGTGAGGCTCATCAGTCCGCCATGGTAGCAGGTGCTATTGCAGCTCTAATCTTCTTTGTAATCTATATGTCTCGTACAGTGTTCGTGGGCAATACAGCTTGGGGCGGGGACCCGGATCTGGAGATCTTTTATCGGATATTTCTGATCTTTCATATTATCCTGGCTACCGTGGCAGCGATATTCGGCATCTCCACACTGGTGCTGGGGTTCAAAAAGAAGTTCGGAAAACATCGCCGCTGGGGTAAGTTCACCTCCATGATCTGGTTCGGATCAGCGCTAACAGGTGTTGTCGTGTATGTTCTTCTATATCTCTTATATCCTGGTGGTCATACACGTCCGGTATGGGAAGTTATCCTCGGCGTATAA